TCGTTCCACAACCCGAACGGGTCATGCCTGCCGTCCCCGGAGAGCGCGCCAGGGCCGTGCTCGGCCACGGCGGGCGAGACGTCGGCGAGATCCAGTCCGGCGCAGAAGTGGTCGCCGTGCCCGAAGAGCACGCCGGCCCGCAGCTCGGGGTCGTCGGCAAGCTGGTCGTAGGCCGCGCTGACCGCGGAGATCGTCGCCAGGTCCCAAGCATTGCGTTTCTCCGGCCGGTTCACCCCGATGAGCAGCACATGACCGTCCCGCTGCACGGTGACTCGCTCAGACATCCATCCTCCTACTGGTCGGTAACTACCCGACACAGTAGGCGGTTCCCTGCTCAGGGCCGCAACACCACCTTGCCGGTGGTGCGCCGGTTCTCCAGCGCGGTGTGCGCCGTGGACGCCTCGGCCAGCGCGAATGGCTCGTGCACCAGCGGGGTCAGCCTGCCATCGGCCAGCGCGGCCAGCGACTCCTCCTCCAGCCCGCGCAGGCCGCCGGGCCTGCGCTGCCACAGCCGGGGACCCAGTGCGACCGAGGCGGTCAGCCCGCGGGAGAACAGGTCGGTGGTGTCGAGCCGCACCGGATCCTGCCCACGGGCCCAGCCGAACATGATGATCCGGCCGCCGGCGCCGAGCAGGTCGAAGGCCGCCCGGCCGGCGCGCCCGCCCACGCCGTCCAGCACCGCGGTGACCTCCCGCCCGTCCAGCCATTCCCGCACCCGCTCCGGCCAGTCCTCCTCGGTGTAGTCGGCGGAGAAGGTCGCCCCGAGCTCCCCGACCCTGGCGACCTTCTCCGCACCCCCAGCCAGCCCGACCACGGTGGCGCCGATATTGCGCGCCTCCTGCACCAGCAGGTTGCCGATCCCGCCCGCGGCGGCGGGCACCAGGACGACATCCTCCGCGGTCAGCTGCGCCACATGCAGGATGCCGATGGTGGTGCGGCCGGTGCCGATCATCGCCACGGCCGCCTCCTCGCTCACCCCGTCCGGTAACGCATGCAGCGAACCGGCCTTGGCGAGGACCCGCTCGGCGTAACCTCCGTTCGCCTGACCGAGATGCACCACGACCCGCCTGCCGAGCCAGTCCCCTTCCACCCGCTCGCCGATCTCGTCCACCACCCCGGCCACTTCCCGGCCCGGGGTCATCGGCAGCTCCGGGGGCGCGAACGGACCACCGGACCCGCCCTGCCGGATCGTGGTGTCCACCACGTGCACCCCGGCCGCCGACACCGCGACGCGGACCTCACCGGGTCCCGGCCGCGGATCCTCGACCTCCTCGTAGCGCAGGTTCTCGGCCGGGCCGAACGCGTACTGGCGGATGGCGTACATGGCGGGTCTCCGTACTGTTCGCTGCTCATCGACTGCGCTCGACGCTAGAACCTCGAGCTAGCTAGAAGTCAACCGCGCGGAGCACCGGCGGTAACCTTGGTCGGTTCGGCCGACGCGATGGGAGGTCCCGGATGACTCGGCACGTACTCATCGCGGGCGGCGGTATCGCCGGTTCGGCGGCTGCGCTGGCGCTGCGCAGGGCCGGGATGGCCGTGACCGTGTACGAGGCGCGGCTGGATGCGGGCGACTATTCCGGAGCCGCACTCCGGCTGCCCCGCAACGGGCTGGACGCGCTGCGGGCGATCGAGGCGCACCAGGCCGTCGTCGCGGTGTCCGCCCCGCTACCCCGGACCGAGCTGCTTTCCGGGACCGGCAGGCTCCTCGGCACGGTGGCCCTCAGCACCGGGTCCGAGCAGGAGCAACCACGTGCGCTGACCAGGGCGCAGCTGGCCGGGGCGCTGCGCGCGGAGGCCGTCCGGCAGGGCGCGCGGCTCGAACTCGGCAGGAGCCTGCGCACGGCCGAGCGGACCGGCAGCGGGGTGCTGGCCACCTTCGCCGATAGCGGCACCGCGGAGGGCGAGGTGCTGATCGGGGCGGACGGGGTGCACTCCACCGTGCGCGGCCTGGTCGATCCGGCCGCGCCGGAGCCGCGTTTCTGCGGTACGCACATCCGCTACGGCTACACCCCGCGGACCGTGCAGGCCCCGCCCGCACCGGAGGCTTTCCGGATCTTCTGGGGCCGGAACGCGACCTTCGGCTACACCAGCGCCACCGGGGACTACTACTGGTTCGCCGGTATCCCGGCGCGAGAGCCGTTACCCACCACCGCGGCGGCCGAACTGGAGGGCAGCAGGCAGTGGCTGCTCGGGCTATTCCGCCGCGACCGCACACCCGCCACGGCGATCATCCGGGACGCCGAGGTCATCCTCGCAACCAACCCGCGAGCGGTACCCGGCCTTTCCAGCTGGCACAACGGGTCCATGGTGGTGATCGGGGACGCCGCGCATGCCGTTCCGCCCGCCACCGAGCAGGGCGCGGCGCTGGCCATCGAGGACGCCGTGGTGCTCGCCCAAAGCCTGCGGGACGCCGGGGACACCGGGCAGGCGCTCAGCGCCTTCGAGGCGGCACGCCGGGAGCGGGTCGAGCGGGTGGCCGCCCGCGGTGCCGGACAGACCGCGCGGC
The sequence above is drawn from the Amycolatopsis aidingensis genome and encodes:
- a CDS encoding zinc-binding dehydrogenase, with the translated sequence MYAIRQYAFGPAENLRYEEVEDPRPGPGEVRVAVSAAGVHVVDTTIRQGGSGGPFAPPELPMTPGREVAGVVDEIGERVEGDWLGRRVVVHLGQANGGYAERVLAKAGSLHALPDGVSEEAAVAMIGTGRTTIGILHVAQLTAEDVVLVPAAAGGIGNLLVQEARNIGATVVGLAGGAEKVARVGELGATFSADYTEEDWPERVREWLDGREVTAVLDGVGGRAGRAAFDLLGAGGRIIMFGWARGQDPVRLDTTDLFSRGLTASVALGPRLWQRRPGGLRGLEEESLAALADGRLTPLVHEPFALAEASTAHTALENRRTTGKVVLRP
- a CDS encoding FAD-dependent oxidoreductase — translated: MTRHVLIAGGGIAGSAAALALRRAGMAVTVYEARLDAGDYSGAALRLPRNGLDALRAIEAHQAVVAVSAPLPRTELLSGTGRLLGTVALSTGSEQEQPRALTRAQLAGALRAEAVRQGARLELGRSLRTAERTGSGVLATFADSGTAEGEVLIGADGVHSTVRGLVDPAAPEPRFCGTHIRYGYTPRTVQAPPAPEAFRIFWGRNATFGYTSATGDYYWFAGIPAREPLPTTAAAELEGSRQWLLGLFRRDRTPATAIIRDAEVILATNPRAVPGLSSWHNGSMVVIGDAAHAVPPATEQGAALAIEDAVVLAQSLRDAGDTGQALSAFEAARRERVERVAARGAGQTARLRARTGWLARRKRDRAMAEAVRGGALAPPAWLHDFHLDWEERTSGTGD